The Ziziphus jujuba cultivar Dongzao chromosome 7, ASM3175591v1 genome includes a region encoding these proteins:
- the LOC107424138 gene encoding E3 ubiquitin-protein ligase RING1, with amino-acid sequence MAENIQSPFTQPPPPVPPKSNLPMLYYGLVVVGTAAVILALYNFIIIKWCTQRHGQSTPEGPNNNPFIEMATSTMRSRSRSSIENLELLSSFKYKKEGLGQEDEQGGGGVVDYECAVCLSVFEDGEEVRKLPGCKHSFHASCIDMWLYSHSDCPLCRTPVPTGPRCHRHLTDTPEESSRENLLGSTIPI; translated from the coding sequence ATGGCCGAGAATATTCAAAGCCCATTTACTCAGCCACCTCCTCCTGTACCACCCAAATCGAACTTGCCCATGTTATATTACGGCCTGGTGGTGGTCGGAACGGCGGCCGTAATCCTAGCTCTGTACaacttcatcatcatcaaatgGTGTACTCAACGCCATGGCCAGTCTACTCCAGAAGGACCCAACAACAACCCTTTCATTGAAATGGCAACGAGTACGATGCgaagcagaagcagaagcagcATAGAGAATTTGGAATTGTTGTCTAGCTTCAAGTATAAGAAAGAAGGATTGGGACAAGAAGATGAGCAAGGAGGTGGGGGTGTTGTTGATTATGAATGCGCAGTGTGTTTGTCAGTGTTTGAGGATGGAGAAGAGGTCAGGAAACTCCCAGGCTGCAAACACTCTTTCCATGCTTCTTGTATTGATATGTGGCTCTACTCTCATTCCGACTGCCCTCTCTGTCGTACTCCGGTGCCGACCGGTCCTCGGTGTCATCGACATTTAACCGATACTCCTGAGGAGAGTTCTAGAGAAAATTTGCTGGGTTCCACCATACCTATTtga
- the LOC132804405 gene encoding uncharacterized protein LOC132804405 — protein sequence MEPEGVLPVLLEDRGNFFLFSAILLEHLWWLRNSVGWRGEVNIVEHSMRQILTKFVEFKSLSRHKPKYSFMVSSTRHNRMWNGPPVGVIKINTDATLSKNGNCLSMVVRNDRGSLMGIHTFHSKTTIPEVAEVEAILMAMQEAEKRDWRCIFIESDALSVIESLVNRESRSLHWKATHLVNDIFLLIPKFVNVSFGWVHRAANRAAHCIGQWA from the coding sequence ATGGAACCTGAAGGAGTGCTTCCAGTTCTCCTGGAAGACAGAGGAAACTTTTTCTTGTTTAGTGCTATTTTGTTGGAACATCTATGGTGGTTACGTAATAGTGTTGGATGGAGGGGAGAAGTCAACATTGTTGAACATTCTATGAGGCaaattttgaccaaatttgTTGAATTTAAGTCCCTCAGTCGTCACAAACCTAAGTATAGTTTTATGGTGTCTTCAACAAGACATAACAGGATGTGGAATGGTCCCCCAGTTGGAGTCATAAAAATTAACACGGATGCTACCCTGAGCAAGAATGGCAATTGCCTTTCTATGGTGGTCCGAAACGATAGAGGAAGTCTGATGGGAATCCACACCTTCCATTCTAAGACCACCATCCCTGAGGTGGCAGAGGTTGAAGCCATTTTGATGGCCATGCAGGAAGCGGAGAAGCGCGATTGGAGGTGCATCTTTATTGAATCAGATGCTCTCAGCGTTATTGAGAGCCTGGTTAATAGAGAATCGAGATCTTTACATTGGAAAGCTACTCATCTTGTGAATGATATCTTCCTTTTGATTCCTAAGTTTGTTAATGTTTCCTTTGGATGGGTCCATAGAGCAGCTAATAGAGCAGCCCACTGTATAGGTCAATGGGCCTAA
- the LOC132804520 gene encoding uncharacterized protein LOC132804520 gives MAWRQMLFKGSPISQPLSPTGFARFFSKPSPYAVKVGIPEFLNGIGKGVESHAAKLETEVGDFQKLLVTRTLRLKKLGIPCKQRKLILTHAHKYRLGLWRPRAVPMKS, from the exons ATGGCATGGAGGCAAATGCTCTTCAAGGGGAGCCCAATTTCTCAACCCCTTTCACCAACTGGGTTCGCTAGATTCTTCTCCAAGCCATCCCCTTATGCAG TGAAAGTTGGAATTCCAGAATTTTTAAATGGAATAGGCAAAGGGGTGGAATCCCATGCGGCTAAGCTTGAAACCGAGGTGGGCGACTTCCAAAAACTGCTTGTCACTCGGACGCTCAGGCTGAAGAAACTTGGCATCCCTTGCAAACAG aggAAGCTGATATTGACACACGCCCACAAGTATAGGCTGGGACTATGGAGGCCTCGAGCGGTACCAATGAAATCCTAA